In Thunnus thynnus chromosome 13, fThuThy2.1, whole genome shotgun sequence, the following proteins share a genomic window:
- the alg8 gene encoding probable dolichyl pyrophosphate Glc1Man9GlcNAc2 alpha-1,3-glucosyltransferase: protein MASAADGWSWFPALALGVSLLKCLFINAYHSTDFEVHRNWLAITHSLPVSRWYYENTSEWTLDYPPLFAWFEFGLSRVAQHFDSDMLAVEKLNYASPATVLFQRLSVVFTDLVFIFAARECCRCVQEQKGSRDVLNQPPFVLAVLLLWNFGLLIVDHIHFQYNGFLFGFLLLSIAKHLQSRHLQGALLFSVLLNLKHIYLYVAPAYGIYLLRSYCFTQDNKDGSVRWSSFSPLRLVALGGIVVSVCALSFGPFIAMGQLPQVLSRLFPFKRGLCHAYWAPNIWALYNVLDKSLATLGVRLKLMDEAELPRASMTGGLVQEFQHSVLPSVSPSITLVCTLLSILPAVASIWRRPRGARGFLRCLLLCALASFMFGWHVHEKAVLIAILPLSILAVESREDAGIFLILTTTGHYSLFPLLFTPAELPIKVVLMLMFTIFSFTALRKLHSGQGSLLHPLEVVYLLGLVAVAIACEVVFPLSPWQQKLPFLPLLATSVYCSLGVCYSFLRLYVSLLRREEKPKQL, encoded by the exons TCACTCCACAGACTTCGAGGTGCACAGGAACTGGTTGGCCATCACTCACAGTCTGCCGGTGTCCAGGTGGTACTATGAG AACACGTCGGAGTGGACCCTGGACTACCCGCCGCTGTTCGCCTGGTTCGAGTTCGGTCTGTCCCGCGTCGCTCAGCACTTCGACAGCGACATGCTGGCGGTGGAGAAGCTGAACTACGCCAGTCCCGCCACTGTCCTCTTCCAGAGGCTGTCGGTCGTCTTCACCGACCTGGTTTTCATCTTCGCTGCCAGAGA GTGCtgcaggtgtgttcaggagcaGAAAGGCTCGCGGGACGTCCTGAACCAGCCGCCCTTCGTCCTGGCTGTTCTGCTGCTCTGGAACTTCGGCCTCCTCATCGTCGACC ATATTCATTTCCAGTATAACGGCTTCTTGTTTGGTTTCCTGCTGCTGTCGATTGCAAAACACCTGCAG TCTCGAcacctgcagggggcgctgctgTTCTCCGTCCTGCTCAACCTGAAGCACATCTACCTGTACGTGGCTCCGGCCTATGGCATCTACCTGCTGAGGAGTTACTGCTTCACTCAGGACAACAAAG acgGTTCAGTCAGGTGGAGCAGCTTCAGTCCGCTGCGTCTGGTCGCTCTGGGCGGCATCGTGGTCTCCGTCTGCGCTCTGTCCTTCGGCCCGTTCATCGCCATG GGGCAGCTCCCTCAGGTCCTCTCCCGTCTCTTCCCCTTCAAACGGGGCCTCTGTCACGCCTACTGGGCCCCGAACATCTGGGCGCTCTACAACGTCCTGGACAAAAGCCTGGCGACGCTCG gcGTTCGTCTGAAGCTGATGGACGAGGCGGAGCTTCCTCGAGCCTCCATGACGGGCGGGTTGGTTCAGGAGTTCCAGCACTCGGTCCTCCCCTCCgtctctccctccatcacacTCGTCTGCACTCTGCTGTCCATCCTG ccGGCGGTGGCGTCCATCTGGCGGCGTCCTCGTGGTGCTCGTGGTTTCCTGCGCTGCCTGCTGCTCTGCGCTTTGGCCTCCTTCATGTTCGGCTGGCACGTCCACGAAAAGGCCGTCCTCATCGCCATCCTGCCTCTGAG cATCCTGGCGGTTGAGAGCAGAGAGGATGCTGGGATCTTCTTGATACTGACCACTACAGGTCATTACTCGCTGTTCCCGCTGCTCTTCACCCCGGCAG aGCTGCCCATCAAAGTCGTGCTGATGCTGATGTTTACGATCTTCTCCTTCACCGCTCTGAGGAAACTCCACAg CGGTCAGGGCTCTCTGCTCCATCCTCTGGAGGTCGTCTACCTGTTGGGCCTGGTTGCCGTAGCGATCGCCTGCGAGGTCGTCTTCCCTCTGTCGCCGTGGCAACAGAAGCTGCCCTTCCTCCCCCTGCTGGCGACCTCGGTGTACTGCTCTCTGGGCGTCTGCTACTCCTTCCTGCGTCTGTACGTCAGTCTGCTGAGACGCGAGGAGAAGCCCAAACAGCTGTGA